A region of Panicum virgatum strain AP13 chromosome 8N, P.virgatum_v5, whole genome shotgun sequence DNA encodes the following proteins:
- the LOC120686026 gene encoding uncharacterized protein LOC120686026: MWWGRHYWGGGRRPSAAAGVVVMFAWLSSQERHVRAYVELYAARGWACLVCHSDFLTLFFPEKAAMLADRVLGELVKELKIRSVPVVFASFSGGPKGCTYKVLQLIERRCTGQLSTDEYQLVRDCLCGQMYDSTPVDFVSDLGTRFLLDPSVLKMSEPPRVLSWMAKGVASGLDALFIKKFEEQRKDYWETLYSSVHVGPILILCSEDDQLAPFSVIENFGQRLLELGGDVNLVKWHSSPHVGHYRYHPEEYRAAVSELLMKASALYMSRRQLKGYEVGTSEHGDMPPSISNHQRTAATSSDRLRRSPIDPTDQFFLPSSMEYHESSEGPKPELFNMPSVESLSLNGVLGQVLYDACVPKNVEGWDLKPSASSHMHTVARRHDSFNPMKCMRRSRL, encoded by the exons ATGTGGTGGGGGCGGCACTActggggcggcgggcggcggccgagcgcggccgccggcgtggtGGTGATGTTCGCGTGGCTGTCCAGCCAGGAGCGGCACGTGCGGGCGTACGTGGAGCTGTACGCGGCGCGCGGGTGGGCGTGCCTCGTCTGCCACTCCGACTTCCTCACCCT GTTTTTCCCCGAAAAGGCTGCGATGCTTGCCGACAGGGTGCTTGGAGAGCTTGTCAAG GAGCTGAAGATCAGATCTGTACCTGTTGTGTTTGCATCGTTTTCAGGAGGGCCAAAGGGTTGCACATACAAGGTTCTTCag CTGATAGAGCGGAGATGTACAGGGCAACTAAGTACG GATGAGTATCAGCTTGTACGGGATTGTCTATGCGGGCAAATGTATGACTCAACTCCTGTGGATTTTGTCAGTGATTTAGGCACTCGGTTTCTCCTTGACCCAAGTGTCCTGAAGATGTCTGAACCTCCACGTGTTTTGTCATGGATGGCTAAAGGTGTTGCCTCAGGTCTTGATGCtcttttcataaaaaaatttgaagaacaGCGTAAAGATTATTGGGAAACACTATACTCATCAGTG CATGTTGGGCCAATACTGATACTCTGTTCAGAGGATGATCAACTTGCTCCATTTTCggtaattgaaaattttggccAGCGTCTACTGGAGCTTGGTGGTGATGTAAACCTAGTTAAATGGCACAGCTCTCCTCATGTAG GCCACTACAGGTATCACCCTGAGGAATACCGAGCTGCTGTGTCTGAGCTACTCATGAAAGCATCGGCGCTTTACATGAGCAGAAGACAACTTAAGGGATATGAGGTGGGCACAAGTGAACACGGCGACATGCCTCCGTCCATCTCCAATCACCAAAGAACTGCTGCAACCTCTAGCGACAGGCTAAGACGGTCACCGATCGATCCAACCGATCAGTTCTTCCTACCCAGCTCCATGGAGTACCATGAAAGcagtgagggaccgaagccaGAGCTGTTCAACATGCCAAGTGTGGAGAGCTTGAGCCTGAATGGGGTACTAGGGCAGGTGCTGTATGATGCATGCGTCCCAAAGAACGTGGAAGGCTGGGACCTCAAGCCTTCTGCTTCAAGCCACATGCATACGGTTGCGCGTCGACATGACAGCTTCAATCCGATGAAGTGCATGCGGCGCTCGAGATTGTGA
- the LOC120685741 gene encoding phosphatidate phosphatase PAH2-like isoform X2 translates to MYAVGKFGSLISRSVYTVSGPFHPFGGAVDIVVVQQQDGSFKSSPWYVRFGKFQGVLKSRENVVNISVNGVEAGFHMYLDGNGEAYFLRNADPNGEEGEFVLSPASSGDELEVPVQEAQLRKSKSTSCDSSTMEADVGENKILARTTSRRTTILERMFGRKSVKNNAHAVDRVSSLERAEIAAELLDTKWSTNLPRSSKSHSSDDESSKSKLTEASNSDQMETSKTVLPEHSLDRGKEMDSNCNSADCNSCSPRGGRNSSAGETDQCLQTTSVKEEVVEIHTHESVDTQGELLHNLEDVAGREIHTKEAFSNGIFEIQTVETDTTSGKSEVVSQFVTVDSDANQNLADANPPAYATTDVPTEKHEVTLIPSAPDPVQEKVVILSSSETLEISQDAVQEKMVILSSFETLESSYAVSSISDDKGHDASDTSLAHSVEREEDSRVSDGSREQLFSEERSFASCGAPSNKKDMIKVVVEEHEAFILEDSAPQILQHNGPDMDISVDSVSLSNTDAAHDLACQHDVVYPDASSSVIETSSYVPDNDPEDVTNNLTVENKACSIELDVSVTQIPTIGDGSTECNAQSANFPKTIVESSPTATGSSSLVNDHENVTKNLIVENKACNREPDVSVTLTSTIGDGATECTAQSANFPNKMEIEGSPTVPGSSSLGNDPEDVTQNLIVENKACNREPDVFVTLTSTIGDGPTECTAQSANFPKEIEIEGSPTVAGSSSLVNDPKDVTENLIVENEACNREPDVFVTLTSTIGDGPTECITQSATFPNKIDVEDAPTATGSSSLVDVEVQNTKTEDETGRSSSVSGGEVGFVLEATAEPEEEAEAAVSFSEYTEEIQFQFSDNDEYFADRKAMDDIVADKTAGKGGHDKSDCDTEKQEGGGVDLANELENCSDSLRPVTSPIFIPTSDLQSGDNSIEAKSLPNLRSHIHDLERPDSFQLSRSLQSNAENNGVDPVKSMNSSFLEQKPEVTGDSEENLSPPEVTSNVVPDDKHADNLKVDSFTPFVELSLCRHLLSEGMGEDAARSAFDSEMVTLEKFRTMKQSLVRNNSEEQVFEPKGMIKVERVEPTAEPGGSWRIWPFSFRRTRTISAVQPVSESTVETSASAPAKESTPVNELDRERNKSRAKRIERKVRSLTPTSEELASLDLREGKNVVTFTFSTAIVGKQQVDCHIYLWKWNTRIVISDVDGTITKSDVLGQFMPLVGVDWSQNGVAHFFSAIKENGYQLLFLSARAISQAHITRRFLFSLKQDGKALPDGPVVISPDGLFPSLYREVIRRAPHEFKISCLEAIKDLFPPDSNPFYAGFGNRDTDELSYLKVGIPMGKIFIINPKGEVAVNRRVDTKSYTSLHALVHGMFPPISSSSEQEDYNTWNYWKMPLLDVDM, encoded by the exons ATGTACGCCGTGGGGAAGTTCGGCAGCCTCATCTCTCGCAGCGTGTACACCGTCTCCGGCCCGTTCCACCCGTTCGGCGGCGCGGTCGACATTGTTGTCGTGCAGCAGCAGGACGGCAGCTTCAAGAGCTCGCCGTGGTACGTCCGGTTCGGcaagttccagggggttctcAAGTCAAGGGAGAATGTCGTCAACATCTCTGTCAATGGCGTCGAAGCTGGGTTCCACATGTACCTGGATGGCAATGGCGAGGCTTACTTCCTTAGGAATGCAGACCCGAATGGTGAGGAAGGTGAATTTGTTCTCTCCCCCGCATCATCAGGTGATGAGCTGGAGGTACCGGTCCAGGAAGCTCAGTTGAGGAAGTCGAAGAGCACTTCATGTGATAGCTCCACGATGGAGGCTGATGTTGGGGAGAACAAGATACTCGCGAGGACAACCTCAAGGCGGACCACCATACTTGAACGAATGTTTGGTCGGAAGTCAGTTAAGAACAATGCACATGCTGTGGATAGAGTGAGCTCATTAGAGCGAGCAGAGATTGCTGCCGAACTCCTTGATACAAAGTGGTCGACAAATCTCCCGCGGAGTTCGAAATCTCATAGTTCTGATGATGAATCTTCCAAGAGCAAGTTGACAGAAGCTAGCAACAGTGATCAGATGGAAACCTCAAAGACTGTACTGCCAGAACATAGCTTGGATCGTGGGAAAGAGATGGACTCTAACTGCAATAGTGCTGACTGCAATTCTTGTAGTCCTCGTGGAGGAAGAAATAGTTCGGCAGGTGAAACTGATCAGTGTTTACAAACAACTAGTGTGAAGGAAGAGGTTGTTGAGATACATACACATGAGTCTGTCGATACTCAAGGTGAGTTGCTGCATAATTTGGAAGATGTTGCAGGAAGGGAAATACATACAAAGGAGGCCTTTTCCAATGGCATTTTTGAAATCCAGACCGTTGAGACAGACACTACAAGCGGTAAGAGCGAGGTAGTTTCTCAGTTTGTCACTGTAGATTCAGATGCCAACCAAAATTTGGCAGATGCCAATCCACCAGCTTATGCAACCACAGATGTACCAACTGAAAAGCATGAGGTTACGTTGATCCCTTCTGCACCTGATCCAGTTCAAGAGAAAGTTGTCATTCTCAGCAGTTCTGAGACTCTGGAGATTTCACAAGATGCagttcaagagaaaatggtCATTCTCAGCAGTTTTGAGACTCTGGAGAGCTCATATGCTGTGTCCAGTATTTCAGATGACAAAGGTCATGATGCATCAGATACCTCACTGGCTCACAGTGTAGAACGCGAGGAGGATTCCAGAGTCTCTGATGGGAGTAGAGAGCAGCTATTTTCTGAGGAAAGGTCATTTGCAAGCTGCGGTGCTCCCAGCAACAAAAAAGACATGATTAAAGTGGTTGTTGAAGAACATGAAGCTTTTATCTTAGAAGATTCAGCTCCCCAAATCTTGCAACATAATGGTCCAGATATGGATATTTCTGTGGACAGTGTTTCACTTTCAAATACTGATGCAGCTCATGATTTAGCTTGTCAGCATGATGTGGTTTATCCTGATGCTTCTTCTAGTGTTATAGAGACATCAAGTTATGTGCCTGACAACGATCCTGAAGATGTTACAAATAACTTAACTGTGGAAAATAAAGCATGCAGCATAGAGCTTGATGTTTCTGTTACTCAGATCCCAACAATAGGAGATGGATCCACAGAATGCAATGCCCAGTCAGCTAATTTTCCCAAGACAATAGTAGAGAGCTCACCAACTGCTACTGGGTCTTCCAGTTTGGTCAATGATCATGAAAATGTAACAAAGAACTTAATTGTGGAAAATAAAGCATGCAACAGAGAGCCTGATGTTTCTGTTACTCTGACCTCAACAATAGGAGATGGAGCCACAGAATGCACTGCTCAGTCAGCTAATTTCCCTAATAAAATGGAAATAGAGGGTTCACCAACTGTTCCTGGGTCTTCCAGTTTGGGCAATGATCCTGAAGATGTAACACAGAACTTAATTGTGGAAAATAAAGCATGCAACAGAGAGCCTGATGTTTTTGTTACTCTGACCTCAACAATAGGAGATGGACCCACAGAATGCACTGCTCAGTCAGCTAATTTTCCTAAGGAAATAGAAATAGAGGGTTCACCAACTGTTGCTGGGTCTTCCAGTTTGGTCAATGATCCTAAAGATGTAACAGAGAACTTAATTGTGGAAAATGAAGCATGCAACAGAGAGCCTGATGTTTTTGTCACTCTGACCTCAACAATAGGAGATGGACCCACAGAATGCATTACTCAGTCAGCTACTTTTCCTAATAAAATAGATGTAGAGGATGCACCTACTGCTACCGGGTCTTCCAGCTTGGTCGATGTTGAAGTGCAAAACACAAAAACAGAAGATGAAACCGGAAGATCTAGTTCTGTGAGTGGAGGTGAAGTTGGGTTTGTGCTTGAGGCTACAGCTGAGCCTGAGGAAGAAGCAGAAGCAGCAGTATCATTCTCTGAGTATACAGAAGAAATTCAGTTTCAATTTAGTGATAATGATGAATATTTTGCGGATAGAAAGGCCATGGATGACATAGTGGCTGATAAAACAGCAGGCAAAGGAGGACATGACAAATCTGATTGTGACACAGAAAAACAGGAAGGAGGTGGTGTAGATCTTGCAAATGAATTGGAAAACTGCTCTGATTCATTAAGGCCTGTGACTAGCCCTATTTTTATTCCTACAAGTGACCTGCAGTCAGGAGATAACAGCATAGAGGCTAAGTCTCTACCAAATCTTCGTTCTCACATACATGATCTTGAAAGGCCTGATAGTTTTCAGCTAAGCCGCTCACTACAATCAAATGCTGAAAATAATGGGGTTGACCCAGTCAAGAGTATGAATTCTTCTTTTCTTGAGCAGAAACCAGAAGTTACTGGTGATTCAGAAGAAAATTTGAGCCCACCTGAGGTTACCAGCAATGTTGTACCTGATGACAAGCACGCTGACAACCTGAAAGTTGATTCATTCACCCCTTTTGTGG AATTATCACTATGCAGGCACCTGTTATCTGAAGGCATGGGGGAGGATGCTGCTCGCAGTGCATTTGATTCTGAGATGGTAACCTTAGAGAAGTTCCGTACCATGAAGCAGTCACTGGTGAGAAACAATAG TGAGGAACAAGTTTTTGAACCCAAAGGCATGATAAAGGTGGAGCGAGTTGAGCCAACTGCAGAACCAGGTGGTAGCTGGAGAATCTGGCCATTTAGTTTCAGACGGACAAGGACTATTAGTGCTGTCCAGCCAGTTAGTGAAAGCACTGTTGAGACTTCTGCATCCGCTCCTGCTAAAGAATCGACACCTGTTAACGAATTAGATAGAGAAAGGAATAAATCCAGGGCAAAGAGGATTGAGAGGAAGGTGCGATCACTCACTCCAACATCTGAGGAGCTCGCATCTCTTGATCTTAGAGAGGGCAAGAATGTGGTAACATTTACCTTCTCAACTGCAATTGTTGGGAAACAGCAG GTTGATTGTCACATATATTTATGGAAATGGAATACGCGCATTGTCATATCAGATGTGGATGGCACTATCACCAA GTCTGACGTTCTTGGCCAGTTCATGCCATTGGTTGGTGTTGATTGGTCTCAAAATGGAGTTGCTCATTTTTTTTCTGCAATAAAG GAAAATGGATATCAGCTTCTATTTCTGAGTGCACGCGCTATTTCACAAGCCCACATTACGAGACGGTTTCTTTTCAGCTTAAAGCAG gatggCAAAGCACTTCCTGATGGCCCTGTTGTTATATCCCCTGATGGTCTCTTCCCTTCACTTTACAGAGAAG TTATCAGAAGAGCTCCTCATGAATTCAAGATTTCATGCCTAGAG GCTATCAAAGATCTATTTCCTCCTGACTCGAATCCATTTTATGCTGGATTCGGAAATAGAGATACAGATGAGCTTAGTTACCTCAAAGTTGGTATTCCTATGGGCAAGATCTTCATAATAAACCCCAAG GGTGAAGTTGCAGTAAATCGGCGAGTTGATACAAAGTCATACACATCCCTGCATGCTCTTGTCCATGGAATGTTCCCACCAATATCATCATCTTCGGAGCAG GAGGACTACAATACCTGGAATTACTGGAAAATGCCATTGCTTGATGTTGATATGTGA
- the LOC120685741 gene encoding phosphatidate phosphatase PAH2-like isoform X1 — protein MYAVGKFGSLISRSVYTVSGPFHPFGGAVDIVVVQQQDGSFKSSPWYVRFGKFQGVLKSRENVVNISVNGVEAGFHMYLDGNGEAYFLRNADPNGEEGEFVLSPASSGDELEVPVQEAQLRKSKSTSCDSSTMEADVGENKILARTTSRRTTILERMFGRKSVKNNAHAVDRVSSLERAEIAAELLDTKWSTNLPRSSKSHSSDDESSKSKLTEASNSDQMETSKTVLPEHSLDRGKEMDSNCNSADCNSCSPRGGRNSSAGETDQCLQTTSVKEEVVEIHTHESVDTQGELLHNLEDVAGREIHTKEAFSNGIFEIQTVETDTTSGKSEVVSQFVTVDSDANQNLADANPPAYATTDVPTEKHEVTLIPSAPDPVQEKVVILSSSETLEISQDAVQEKMVILSSFETLESSYAVSSISDDKGHDASDTSLAHSVEREEDSRVSDGSREQLFSEERSFASCGAPSNKKDMIKVVVEEHEAFILEDSAPQILQHNGPDMDISVDSVSLSNTDAAHDLACQHDVVYPDASSSVIETSSYVPDNDPEDVTNNLTVENKACSIELDVSVTQIPTIGDGSTECNAQSANFPKTIVESSPTATGSSSLVNDHENVTKNLIVENKACNREPDVSVTLTSTIGDGATECTAQSANFPNKMEIEGSPTVPGSSSLGNDPEDVTQNLIVENKACNREPDVFVTLTSTIGDGPTECTAQSANFPKEIEIEGSPTVAGSSSLVNDPKDVTENLIVENEACNREPDVFVTLTSTIGDGPTECITQSATFPNKIDVEDAPTATGSSSLVDVEVQNTKTEDETGRSSSVSGGEVGFVLEATAEPEEEAEAAVSFSEYTEEIQFQFSDNDEYFADRKAMDDIVADKTAGKGGHDKSDCDTEKQEGGGVDLANELENCSDSLRPVTSPIFIPTSDLQSGDNSIEAKSLPNLRSHIHDLERPDSFQLSRSLQSNAENNGVDPVKSMNSSFLEQKPEVTGDSEENLSPPEVTSNVVPDDKHADNLKVDSFTPFVELSLCRHLLSEGMGEDAARSAFDSEMVTLEKFRTMKQSLVRNNRLVVRIAGRYFPWDAAAPIVLGLISFSEEQVFEPKGMIKVERVEPTAEPGGSWRIWPFSFRRTRTISAVQPVSESTVETSASAPAKESTPVNELDRERNKSRAKRIERKVRSLTPTSEELASLDLREGKNVVTFTFSTAIVGKQQVDCHIYLWKWNTRIVISDVDGTITKSDVLGQFMPLVGVDWSQNGVAHFFSAIKENGYQLLFLSARAISQAHITRRFLFSLKQDGKALPDGPVVISPDGLFPSLYREVIRRAPHEFKISCLEAIKDLFPPDSNPFYAGFGNRDTDELSYLKVGIPMGKIFIINPKGEVAVNRRVDTKSYTSLHALVHGMFPPISSSSEQEDYNTWNYWKMPLLDVDM, from the exons ATGTACGCCGTGGGGAAGTTCGGCAGCCTCATCTCTCGCAGCGTGTACACCGTCTCCGGCCCGTTCCACCCGTTCGGCGGCGCGGTCGACATTGTTGTCGTGCAGCAGCAGGACGGCAGCTTCAAGAGCTCGCCGTGGTACGTCCGGTTCGGcaagttccagggggttctcAAGTCAAGGGAGAATGTCGTCAACATCTCTGTCAATGGCGTCGAAGCTGGGTTCCACATGTACCTGGATGGCAATGGCGAGGCTTACTTCCTTAGGAATGCAGACCCGAATGGTGAGGAAGGTGAATTTGTTCTCTCCCCCGCATCATCAGGTGATGAGCTGGAGGTACCGGTCCAGGAAGCTCAGTTGAGGAAGTCGAAGAGCACTTCATGTGATAGCTCCACGATGGAGGCTGATGTTGGGGAGAACAAGATACTCGCGAGGACAACCTCAAGGCGGACCACCATACTTGAACGAATGTTTGGTCGGAAGTCAGTTAAGAACAATGCACATGCTGTGGATAGAGTGAGCTCATTAGAGCGAGCAGAGATTGCTGCCGAACTCCTTGATACAAAGTGGTCGACAAATCTCCCGCGGAGTTCGAAATCTCATAGTTCTGATGATGAATCTTCCAAGAGCAAGTTGACAGAAGCTAGCAACAGTGATCAGATGGAAACCTCAAAGACTGTACTGCCAGAACATAGCTTGGATCGTGGGAAAGAGATGGACTCTAACTGCAATAGTGCTGACTGCAATTCTTGTAGTCCTCGTGGAGGAAGAAATAGTTCGGCAGGTGAAACTGATCAGTGTTTACAAACAACTAGTGTGAAGGAAGAGGTTGTTGAGATACATACACATGAGTCTGTCGATACTCAAGGTGAGTTGCTGCATAATTTGGAAGATGTTGCAGGAAGGGAAATACATACAAAGGAGGCCTTTTCCAATGGCATTTTTGAAATCCAGACCGTTGAGACAGACACTACAAGCGGTAAGAGCGAGGTAGTTTCTCAGTTTGTCACTGTAGATTCAGATGCCAACCAAAATTTGGCAGATGCCAATCCACCAGCTTATGCAACCACAGATGTACCAACTGAAAAGCATGAGGTTACGTTGATCCCTTCTGCACCTGATCCAGTTCAAGAGAAAGTTGTCATTCTCAGCAGTTCTGAGACTCTGGAGATTTCACAAGATGCagttcaagagaaaatggtCATTCTCAGCAGTTTTGAGACTCTGGAGAGCTCATATGCTGTGTCCAGTATTTCAGATGACAAAGGTCATGATGCATCAGATACCTCACTGGCTCACAGTGTAGAACGCGAGGAGGATTCCAGAGTCTCTGATGGGAGTAGAGAGCAGCTATTTTCTGAGGAAAGGTCATTTGCAAGCTGCGGTGCTCCCAGCAACAAAAAAGACATGATTAAAGTGGTTGTTGAAGAACATGAAGCTTTTATCTTAGAAGATTCAGCTCCCCAAATCTTGCAACATAATGGTCCAGATATGGATATTTCTGTGGACAGTGTTTCACTTTCAAATACTGATGCAGCTCATGATTTAGCTTGTCAGCATGATGTGGTTTATCCTGATGCTTCTTCTAGTGTTATAGAGACATCAAGTTATGTGCCTGACAACGATCCTGAAGATGTTACAAATAACTTAACTGTGGAAAATAAAGCATGCAGCATAGAGCTTGATGTTTCTGTTACTCAGATCCCAACAATAGGAGATGGATCCACAGAATGCAATGCCCAGTCAGCTAATTTTCCCAAGACAATAGTAGAGAGCTCACCAACTGCTACTGGGTCTTCCAGTTTGGTCAATGATCATGAAAATGTAACAAAGAACTTAATTGTGGAAAATAAAGCATGCAACAGAGAGCCTGATGTTTCTGTTACTCTGACCTCAACAATAGGAGATGGAGCCACAGAATGCACTGCTCAGTCAGCTAATTTCCCTAATAAAATGGAAATAGAGGGTTCACCAACTGTTCCTGGGTCTTCCAGTTTGGGCAATGATCCTGAAGATGTAACACAGAACTTAATTGTGGAAAATAAAGCATGCAACAGAGAGCCTGATGTTTTTGTTACTCTGACCTCAACAATAGGAGATGGACCCACAGAATGCACTGCTCAGTCAGCTAATTTTCCTAAGGAAATAGAAATAGAGGGTTCACCAACTGTTGCTGGGTCTTCCAGTTTGGTCAATGATCCTAAAGATGTAACAGAGAACTTAATTGTGGAAAATGAAGCATGCAACAGAGAGCCTGATGTTTTTGTCACTCTGACCTCAACAATAGGAGATGGACCCACAGAATGCATTACTCAGTCAGCTACTTTTCCTAATAAAATAGATGTAGAGGATGCACCTACTGCTACCGGGTCTTCCAGCTTGGTCGATGTTGAAGTGCAAAACACAAAAACAGAAGATGAAACCGGAAGATCTAGTTCTGTGAGTGGAGGTGAAGTTGGGTTTGTGCTTGAGGCTACAGCTGAGCCTGAGGAAGAAGCAGAAGCAGCAGTATCATTCTCTGAGTATACAGAAGAAATTCAGTTTCAATTTAGTGATAATGATGAATATTTTGCGGATAGAAAGGCCATGGATGACATAGTGGCTGATAAAACAGCAGGCAAAGGAGGACATGACAAATCTGATTGTGACACAGAAAAACAGGAAGGAGGTGGTGTAGATCTTGCAAATGAATTGGAAAACTGCTCTGATTCATTAAGGCCTGTGACTAGCCCTATTTTTATTCCTACAAGTGACCTGCAGTCAGGAGATAACAGCATAGAGGCTAAGTCTCTACCAAATCTTCGTTCTCACATACATGATCTTGAAAGGCCTGATAGTTTTCAGCTAAGCCGCTCACTACAATCAAATGCTGAAAATAATGGGGTTGACCCAGTCAAGAGTATGAATTCTTCTTTTCTTGAGCAGAAACCAGAAGTTACTGGTGATTCAGAAGAAAATTTGAGCCCACCTGAGGTTACCAGCAATGTTGTACCTGATGACAAGCACGCTGACAACCTGAAAGTTGATTCATTCACCCCTTTTGTGG AATTATCACTATGCAGGCACCTGTTATCTGAAGGCATGGGGGAGGATGCTGCTCGCAGTGCATTTGATTCTGAGATGGTAACCTTAGAGAAGTTCCGTACCATGAAGCAGTCACTGGTGAGAAACAATAGGTTAGTTGTTAGGATTGCTGGCCGCTATTTTCCCTGGGATGCAGCTGCGCCTATAGTGCTCGGTTTGATCTCTTTCAGTGAGGAACAAGTTTTTGAACCCAAAGGCATGATAAAGGTGGAGCGAGTTGAGCCAACTGCAGAACCAGGTGGTAGCTGGAGAATCTGGCCATTTAGTTTCAGACGGACAAGGACTATTAGTGCTGTCCAGCCAGTTAGTGAAAGCACTGTTGAGACTTCTGCATCCGCTCCTGCTAAAGAATCGACACCTGTTAACGAATTAGATAGAGAAAGGAATAAATCCAGGGCAAAGAGGATTGAGAGGAAGGTGCGATCACTCACTCCAACATCTGAGGAGCTCGCATCTCTTGATCTTAGAGAGGGCAAGAATGTGGTAACATTTACCTTCTCAACTGCAATTGTTGGGAAACAGCAG GTTGATTGTCACATATATTTATGGAAATGGAATACGCGCATTGTCATATCAGATGTGGATGGCACTATCACCAA GTCTGACGTTCTTGGCCAGTTCATGCCATTGGTTGGTGTTGATTGGTCTCAAAATGGAGTTGCTCATTTTTTTTCTGCAATAAAG GAAAATGGATATCAGCTTCTATTTCTGAGTGCACGCGCTATTTCACAAGCCCACATTACGAGACGGTTTCTTTTCAGCTTAAAGCAG gatggCAAAGCACTTCCTGATGGCCCTGTTGTTATATCCCCTGATGGTCTCTTCCCTTCACTTTACAGAGAAG TTATCAGAAGAGCTCCTCATGAATTCAAGATTTCATGCCTAGAG GCTATCAAAGATCTATTTCCTCCTGACTCGAATCCATTTTATGCTGGATTCGGAAATAGAGATACAGATGAGCTTAGTTACCTCAAAGTTGGTATTCCTATGGGCAAGATCTTCATAATAAACCCCAAG GGTGAAGTTGCAGTAAATCGGCGAGTTGATACAAAGTCATACACATCCCTGCATGCTCTTGTCCATGGAATGTTCCCACCAATATCATCATCTTCGGAGCAG GAGGACTACAATACCTGGAATTACTGGAAAATGCCATTGCTTGATGTTGATATGTGA
- the LOC120684641 gene encoding uncharacterized protein LOC120684641, producing MADLQTLATPGPASASTKKHSKKRKGVEGEANSSKTPEPSPLADLQTDTPVCASTKKHSKKKRAAADASPNVTPTVDATLKVTIDASRTGDRTAAAAPAVAYFPTGYDPLAAAAAAKDESAPNARLFRHEKHPTWVDLVVRSPGGGPDFVGRSYAGEAATPQLCEYALGVLDKASGTLRIVPIAANKILRLEPHLEVQQPAHSQHSEVTSEVGSVAGNDELKVQDLTMMYGAKRDRDTDNKWRSLNEQRNDLSAYEDIDLGASNVNTNDRQELIVRNIPPYDPTADTSENVYLLDEIIPKTIRHHLLEIVDHFESGEISSKGYGTFVSNRVQKLEKLQGEDKERLAWILSYIQHLLSLLARNGTMSKRHYKDRKESKANHGPVTPQAVYRNLLLNFVEPGSNAMSSEKEELLINYILVLALFADDFRSDPKDICVDLKKTRQMIKPYYDQLGCKSVSSGAFNPTFMTLPAPLKFPQDVTRRKRRR from the exons ATGGCggacctccaaaccctagccacgcccggccccgcctccgcctccaccaagAAGCATTCCAAGAAGCGCAAGGGCGTCGAAGGTGAGGCCAATTCCTCCAAAACCCCAGAGCCGTCACCATTGGCGGACCTCCAAACCGACACACCCGTCTGCGCTTCCACGAAGAAGCACTCCAAGAAGAAGCGTGCGGCTGCCGACGCCTCCCCCAACGTCACACCCACCGTCGACGCCACTCTCAAAGTCACCATCGACGCCTCCCGCACAGGCGAccgaaccgccgccgcggcccccgcaGTCGCTTACTTCCCCACCGGCTATGAcccactcgccgccgcggcggcggcgaaagaTGAGTCCGCCCCCAACGCGCGGCTCTTCCGGCACGAGAAGCATCCCACCTGGGTCGACCTCGTGGTCAGAAGCCCCGGCGGAGGCCCCGATTTCGTCGGCCGGAGCTATGCCGGCGAGGCCGCCACGCCGCAGCTCTGCGAGTACGCGCTCGGTGTCCTCGATAAGGCCTCCGGCACCCTCAGGATCGTCCCCATAGCCGCCAACAAA ATTTTGAGGCTCGAGCCACATCTCGAAGTGCAGCAACCAGCACATTCACAGCACTCTGAGGTGACATCAGAAGTCGGTTCAGTTGCAGGAAATGATGAATTGAAGGTTCAAGATCTTACCATGATGTATGGAGCCAAAAGAGACAGGGATACG GATAATAAGTGGAGGTCATTAAATGAACAAAGGAATGATCTTTCTGCTTATGAGGACATTGACCTGGGAGCCAGTAATGTCAACACCAATGACAGGCAGGAACTAATTGTTCGGAACATTCCACCTTATGACCCTACAGCAGATACATCAGAAAATGTGTATCTTTTGGATGAGATTATTCCAAAGACTATTCGGCACCACCTTTTAGAAATTGTTGACCATTTTGAATCAGGAGAAATTTCTTCAAAAGGCTATGGGACGTTTGTCTCAAATCGTGTGCAGAAGTTAGAGAAGCTTCAG GGTGAAGATAAAGAGAGACTTGCTTGGATACTATCCTACATCCAACATCTACTATCTTTATTGGCACGGAATGGCACCATGTCCAAGCGTCACTATAAGGACAGAAAGGAAAGCAAGGCGAACCATGGTCCAGTGACCCCTCAGGCTGTATATCGCAACCTGTTGCTGAATTTTGTAGAACCAGGGTCTAATGCAATGTCATCAGAAAAAGAGGAGCTCCTGATCAACTACATCTTGGTCCTTGCACTTTTTGCTGATGACTTCAGATCCGATCCTAAGGATATATGTGTGGACCTGAAAAAGACCCGCCAGATGATTAAACCATACTATGACCAGCTGGGATGCAAATCTGTGTCATCAGGTGCTTTCAATCCCACTTTCATGACGCTTCCTGCCCCTCTGAAGTTCCCACAAGATGTTACAAGGAGAAAGCGACGGCGGTAA